CCGCATTGAACAAACATGTTTTCATTGATAAATCATTAACTTTGGCAGAGTTTGTCAAAGCATTGGAAGATAATTTTGAAGGACATGACGCGTTGCTTTATCAACTACTGTACAAAACGCCAAAATACGGAAACGATGATGACGCTGCCGACAGCCAGCTCATGGACGTCTTTATGATCTATTATAATGCAGTAAAAGGTCATATTAGTCCGCGCGGCGCGCAATATAGGATAAACCTGTTGCCCACAACCAGTCACGTTTATTTCGGAAGCGTGATGCATGCAAGCGCCGATGGACGAAAAGCAGGATTGCCTGTTTCGGAAGGAATATCACCGGTACAGGGAGCTGACAGGAAAGGGCCGACATCAGTTATAAAATCCGCGGCAAAAATCGATCATTTACACACTGGAGGTACGCTGTTGAATCAAAAATTCAGTCCGGGATTCTTTGAAGACGAAACAGCGATCCGCAAGGTATCCGGTTTGGTGCGCAGTTACTTCCGCATGAACGGGCATCACATCCAGTTCAACGTAGTAGATGCGGATACATTACGCGATGCACAGAAACACCCGGAGCAGCATCAGGATCTGATTGTTCGTGTAGCCGGATATAGCGATTATTTCAACGATCTGGGAACTGACCTGCAGAACGAAATCATCGCACGAACCGAACACGAAGCCATGTAATCCTTGAAAAAACTTTGCCGTAAATTTAAAGATAGGAAGACATCAATGGAAGATGTCAATACATTTTCAGTGATCAGTAATACAATTCCCGCAAGGGACTAAAAACAAAATATTATGTTCAACAAAGAAACGTACATTCAACGACGCAAGACATTGGCCGGAATCATCGGATCCGGCGTGATACTGCTTCCCGGAAACGATGAGAGTCCGATGAATTATGCCGACAACGGCTATCATTTCCGGCAGGACAGTACTTTCCTGTACTATTTTGGCATTGATTTTCCCTCGTTGGTAGCTATAATCGACATTGACAACGATCGGGAGATTATATTTGGGGATGATTATACCATAGATGATATCGTGTGGATGGGGCCGCAACCCACCATTTCCGAAAGAGCTTCTTTAGGGGGGATTACAGATGTCAGACCGGTGAAAGAACTGACACATGTCGTCACAGAAGTCATTCGGAAAGGACATAAAGTACATTTTCTTCCCCCCTATCGTTCGGAACACATGTTGCTATTTCATCAACTGTTGGGTTTGCATCCCAAAACTATTGATCAAAAGGCATCGCTGGAATTAGTCCGGGCTGTCATTAGCCAGCGTGAGATAAAAACCGACGAAGAAATAGCTGAAATCGAAAAAGCAGTCGATTTATCGGTAGATATGCACACCGCAGCCATGCAAATAGCCCGTCCCGGAATGACGGAAGCACAAATTGCTGCACGGGTCTATGAAATCGCCCATTCGGCTAACTGTGAAATATCATTTCCTATCATTGCCACCATTAATGGGCAGACGTTACACAACCATTATCATGGCAACATCCTTAAAAGTGGCGATCTCTTCCTGCTTGACGCAGGAGCAGAAGCGGGAAGTCATTATGCAGGCGATTTGTCAAGTACCTTCCCAGTAGATAAAACTTTCACAAGCCAGCAGAAACTGGTTTACGAAATGAGTTTGAAGGCACATCAGGCTGCTATTGACGCTTTAGCATTCAATGCTCCTTTCAAAAATGTGCATCTTGCCGCCTGTCGCTCCATTACCGAAAGCATGAAAGAGCTGGGACTAATGAAAGGCGACACTGATGAAGCCGTGGCAGCCGGAGCACATGCCCTGTTCATCCCTTGCGGAACGGGACACATGATGGGGCTTGATGTACACGACATGGAAAATCTCGGAGAAGTTTGGGTGGGTTATGACGGCGAGCCCAAAAGCACACAGTTTGGTTTGAAATCACTCCGACTGGCAAAGCCGTTACAGGCAGGGCATGTATTTACCATCGAACCGGGCATCTATTTCATTCCGGAGTTGATGGATAAATGGCAGGACGAAGAAAAATTTACGGAATTCATCAATTGGCAGGAAGTACAAAAGTTTAGAACATTTGGGGGCATTCGGAATGAAGAAAATTACATGATGACATCAACCGGAGCTCGCCGTCTTGGCACCAAAGTAAAACCCAAAACAGTGGAAGAGGTGGAAGCCATACGAAACCAATAGTGATATAAAAAAAGAAACATAATCAGTCGCTTTGCAAAGAGGGAAAAGACGAGATTTGGAAAAAGGGGGGTCCAAAAAACAGGAGACAAAAAGCTTCCTATTTTACCTTAAATGCATCAAAGCCTTCCCCGTACACACCAATAACAGATCCCTGGGAGACAAAAGCATCAGGGTCAATCTCTTTGATTAAGCGAAAAATAGCAAGAGACTGATTTTTGCGTGCAATAAGCATAATCACCTTTACCGGTTCGTGCGAGTACCATCCCTCACCGTTCAAAATGGTAACACCGCGGTGAATATCAGTATTGATACGGTCGGCAATCTTTTCATATTCGCGGGAGATGATGAAAAACTGTACCGATTGGCGCACCCCGTTGATCATAGTATCCACCGTAATGGAATAGACCGCCATGGTAACCAGACCATACACCACCTTTTCGATACTTCCAAAGATAAGATAGGACGAAGAGATGATCAATACGTCGCAATAGACCATGGCGCGACCCAAGGTAACATTACGGTATTTATGCAGCATCTTTACAATGATGTCGGTTCCCCCCGAACTTCCGTTCGACATAAAAACCATGCCAATACCAATCCCCGAAAGAATTCCTCCCACTACACATGCCATGAATGAATCATTCGCATTGATAAAAGTTCCTTTGGGAACAATCGGGATAATCGAAAAAAGCAAGGTTAACACTCCAACACCAAAGATGGTACGCAGACTAAAAGTGAGGCCAATGGATCTAATAGAGATAACCAATAAAATAGAATTGAGAATAAAATAGGAAATTGAAATCGGGGTACCGAAAGCGTAATAAAGCAATGCACTGATACCAGTAACACCACCACCCGTAATTTGATGGGGCAACAATAGCCCCTTCCACGCAAAAGCATAAATAGCCAGACCAATCACAATAAGCAAATGATCGCGAACAGACTCGCGGGTCGGACGTAATTTATTTACATGCTCCGGGATGCGTATTCCTTTAATGTTTTGAAGTTGCATGAATAAAATCTGTTTCCAAAAATTGTTTTATAGCCGTTTGCTAATCCTATCCCTGAAATAAGTACCAAACTTCAAAATAATTACTACTTTTGTTCGGTAAAACAGCAAGTTAAGATTGTTTTGTTTGCGACTGCAAAGATACAACAATTAAAGGTGTAAATCATGTCTTTGGCCATTCATCAGGTAAGTAAATATTATGGGAAGCAGGCTGCCCTGGAGAACGTCTCCTTTCGCCTGAACGGGGGAGAAATTGCAGGTTTCCTGGGACCGAACGGAGCCGGAAAATCAACATTGATGAAAATTGCTACGGGATTTCTGGCAGCCGACCATGGATTTGCCGAAGTTAATGGGCAACGAATGAATGAAATGAACGTGGAAGTTCGCCGCATGATTGGCTATTTGCCCGAACACAACCCGCTTTATCCTGATCTGTATGTAAAAGAATACCTGCGCTTCGTAGCCGGAATGTATCATCTGGGTCGCCGTACAAAACCGCGTGTTGACGAAATGATTGAGCGAACCGGATTAACACATGAGTATAAAAAACGGATCGGAGAGTTATCTAAAGGATACCGGCAACGGGTAGGACTTGCTCAGGCATTGATCCATGATCCCAATGTATTGATTCTGGATGAACCGACTACCGGACTTGATCCCAATCAACTTGAAGAGATCCGTCAGTTGATCCGGGAGGTGGGACAGGAGAAAACGGTTTTGTTTTCAACGCATATTATGCAAGAGGTAAAAGCGCTTTGCCAAAGGGTAATCATTATTCATCAGGGACATATCGTAGCCGATGGAACCGAACAGATGCTTACGCACGATATAAACGACGGACATTATGAAACAATAGTGGAGTTTGATCGTCCGGTCAGCACAGAGGCATTACGGAGCATCGATAACGTATCAGATGCCAAAGCACTCTCCCCGACGCTCTATCATGTACAAAGCGCTGCAGATGTACGCGCCGATTTATTCCGGTTTGCAGTAGCCTACGGATATGTGATCCTGACATTGAAGCAGCAGGAACACAGCATGGAAGAAGTATTTAAAGAATTGACATTGAAATAAAAAGTACTATGGCATTCTTCAAATTGACCAAATTCAGAAACCGCTGGGACGGCATAGCTCCTTATCAAGGGGTTATTTTGTTTTTTGTTATCATGATGCTGGCCAACTGGACATGGAAAACCTTCGTACATGACGGAGACTATGATTCTTATGTATCTCTTTTTGGATATAACATCTCATGGCCTTTTATAAAAATACAGCATGAAGTGGTAAGAGTGGTAAGCCTCGTTTATGTACTCTTTGATCTACCTTTCGGAATCCGGCATGCAACCGAGTTTACCTTTAGCAACGGGACGGCAAGCGATGTAGCGTGGGGTTGTACCGCCGTGAAGCAGGCATTTATCTATACGTGCATCATTGCATTCAGTCGTGGTCCCTGGAAACATAAATGGTGGTACATTTTAGCGGCATTTCCTATCCTGCATACTTTCAACGTGATCCGCATCAGTGCTATCGGAATGGTTTTAGCCTATCATCCTCACTATTTCTACCTGGCACACAAGATTATCTTCAAATACTCCTTCTATTTCCTTATTTTCCTGTTGTGGGTATTGTGGGAGGAAGTATTTCGTCTTCGTCCTCTGAAAAAAAACAGCGCCTCACAATAGATACAACAAATTAATTACGTATCTACACATCAACAGAGACGATGAGCGTTTTACTCTTCCATCCCAGAAATTAGAGATATAATCATAACAAAAACAGAAATATTTCATTGAAATAAGTATATTTGTACTATAAATGTATTTTTACTGATGAAAAACTATACTTTACCAAATTACCACATCAAAAAAATAGAAATCCACAATTTCTGGGGGTTACACAATGTTATTTGGGATAACTTGCATCCTGATGTCAATATTCTGGTTGGTATTAATGGGAGTGGAAAATCAACTCTATTAAATATAGTCAATTCTGTTTTTTCTCTTGATAAAAATGCATTAAAAAAAATGGGTATCGAAACAGTCAGTATTGAATGTGACGATTTTTCAATAACTTATGAAAACAATTCTATCACAAACACAAGCTCTGTTCAACGCTTATTTACCACCATCAATACTTTTGATATACCAGTAAACAAAAATAAGCTCAAACAAGACGAAAGTCCATTAACTATTGAACTTAAACAACTTATCCTTCAAACGGGAGGGCATTCTTTTAATGATTATCGCTTAATGGCAACGACTTCCAGCAGCAAAGCAAAAGAAATTACCGAAAGGATAAAAAGATTTTTTTCATTGATAGATACGTTGTTTAATTATACTGGCAAGCAAATCGAAATAGATGACAAAAACAATATTGTTTTCAAAAGCGATACTGGGACAATTTATTTAGAACAACTTTCATCAGGAGAAAAGCAATTGCTGTTAATTCTTTTCAAAGTATTTCTCATGGACAACAGACCTTATGTATTATTAATGGATGAACCTGAGATTTCTTTACATATTAGTTGGCAACAAGATTTAATAAAAATACTACGTGAATTGAATCCAAATTGTCAGTTAATTATTGCTACTCATTCTCCAAGTCTTTTTGGGAAAGGATGGGGAGATAAAATAACTTTTATGGAACAATTATTTCAAAAATAAAATATGATTCCAGTTAGTCCTGCAAATCATTATCAATATTGGGCCATACACTTTGCCGGAGAAGCACTTCAATTACATTGCGTAGCGAGTATACATGTAGAAGATTTTGACGATGCTAGTTTCTGGGAAGTATTATTCGATCATTATACATCTAACACAAAGAAGTTTAATTTCATATATCATTCGAAGACTCCTGCAGGTAAAGAGGCAACTGGAGTGAATCACTGCCTGCAATACGTACCTTATCTGAATAAACAATTTTTTATCTGCATTGACAGTGATTATCGCTATTTAATGCAAGAACCAAATATCAATCCTAGCCATTTTATTTTTCAGACTTATACATATTCTATTGAAAATCATTATTGTTATCCTAAAGAGTTAAATGCTATTTGTGAAAATGCAACTCAACTAAAAAATAACATTTTTGACTTTGATGCATTCTTACTGTCGTATTCCCACGTTCTTTATGAAACTTTAATATGGCATCTGTATTTTCTTAAACATGAAAAATCTCTATTTTCAAAAACTGAATTCATTCGATTAATATCCTTACAACAAAGCATTGATAATTATGATATTAATCATAACGGACAAGCTATTATTGAAGAACTTAATAAAAGATACCAACAAAAAGTTCAACAACTTATTACGCTATATCCGAACACTGATATAGAAAATACAAAAGCCTATTATAAAAATTTGGGATTACACTCAGACAATGCTTATTTATACGTTCGTGGACACAATTTGTACAATCTTATTTGCGTAATAGGGAATGCCGTTGATGAACAATTATTGAGTTTAGAAAAAAAGAAGCTCAATGACACAAAAGCTATACAAAAACTATATGACAGAACAGTTTGTTTTAAAGTAGCATTATTAAATCACATAATGTTTGATGAATATCCTGAAATTCAAAAAATTGGGAAAGAAATTCGTGAGTTTTTTGAGTAATATACGAATAGTCCTAATTGTTTTTTATTAGCATTCTACATGTTTATAACGTCTTTGCAGCATCTGCTGAATCCCCGGTAATAACTGGTCAATATTTCCAGCACCAAAGGTAGCCAACACATCAAATGAATCTTTCTTTTCCAACAAGGGCAACAACTCTTCCTTTGAACATAAAGTCTTGTGAGGAGCTGTAATCTGATCAAAAATAACTTGTGAAGAAACCCCTTCAATAGGCAACTCACGGGCAGGATAGATATCCAGTAAAATCACCTCATCCAATTGGGATAATGCTTTGGCAAACTCGTCTGCAAAATCACGCGTACGGGTATAAAGGTGCGGCTGAAAAATGCCACATACCGTACGCCCTTTGTAAACTTTTTTCAAAGAGCGGATACTGGCATTCAATTCAGTGGGATGATGCGCATAATCATCGATAAAAACAACTTTTTCATTCTTAAATAAAATATCGAAACGACGACGAATGCCAGCATATGAGGCCATTCCCGCACGTAACTCCTCAGCTTTGGCACCTGCCAGCCAGGCTAGCGACATGGCAGCGGTGCCATTCTCAATGTTGATGGGAACAGGAACGCCCAACAAAATATCAGGAATGACTTCACCTGGAGCATGAAAATCAAACCATATTTCACCATTATCAATTCGGATATTATCGGCAAAGAAATCGGCCTCTTCTTCTACCGCATAGGTATAGAGACGGGCTGAGCTTTGCAAACGAGGAGTAAGTGGAAGCCCTTTTTTCATCACCAAAGCCCCATTAGGTTGAATAAGGGAAGTGAAGTGTTCAAAACTTTCACGGAAAGCGGCAGGAGTACCGTAAATATCCAGATGATCGGGATCGGCAGCCGTGATAGCAGCCAGATAAGGAGACAAATGATGAAAAGAACGGTCGAATTCATCAGCCTCAATCACCACATAATCGCTATCAGGAGATAACATAAGATTGGAATCATAGTTTTTGGAAATGCCGCCAAGGAAGGCACTACAATCAATCCCAGACTGGTGTAGTAAATGCGCCGTCATGGTCGAGGTTGTCGTTTTACCGTGAGTTCCTGCAATGCAAACACCCTTCTGGCTGCGTGTAATCTCTCCCAGAACAGCAGCACGTTTCATCAACGTAAAACCATGCTGTTCAAAGAAACATTTTTCGGAATGTTCTGCAGGAATGGCAGGGGTAAAGACAACCAATGTTGTTGTTTTATCCAGAAAAAGAAAAGGAATTGCCTTCACATCATCATAATAGTGAATGACAATCCCTTCCTGTGCTAGTTGTTCCGTTAGAGGAGTCTTTGTACGATCATAGCCGGCGACATCACACCCTTTGGCGTGAAAATAACGAGCCAAAGCGCTCATTCCGATACCGCCGATTCCAATAAAATAATAGTGCTGATAAGTCATTTGCTTGTTGTGAGTGATTTTTATCTGGTAGAAGCCTTGTCAGGCAAAGTGCATTCTCCATAATAACTGATCGGTTGTCTGTTGTTGGAGTTTACCGAAATAGAAGCATATCCATCGAGAGAAATCCACAAGTCGAACTGATAATTATCTTCGGTTGTCTGTACCGAAAACTGCCATGTATAGCCTTGCTTCTTTTTTTGGGTAATTTGATCGTTCTTGCGTATACCTTTAAAGTCAAATCCCCCACCTCCATTGTAAGGAACCGAATAAGCACGGCCATAATAAGGCAAATAAACCCAGACGGAATCATTCTTTAATCGCACCCAATAATCGGAAGTCAGGTTAATAGACGGGTGTCCCATCGGGATAGCCTGATTAACACTAATCGTTAGATGGCGATGATTCACTGCCTGTTCAATACGCATCGCCTTTGCTTCTTTTTTCGTTACACTGGTTTTATGTTGTCCTGTTGCAAAAGGAGAAAAAAGCAACAGGCCGCCCAGCATCAAAATTGTTGCTTTCATGTTTCATTTTTATTGTTTAGACTAAGAATATACGGGGATTCATGGCACTCCATGACAGGTGATATTTCAAATGTAACTTATTGATAAAATACAAACTACTGATCAGCCCTTATCCGGCAAGACTCTACAATCCGGTCGATCAGGTGGTTTGATCTCTCATTGACAATCATACGTGCAGGGTCGGCTTCAAACCAGGCAATCGTTTGGCGGATGCCCTGCGCAAAAGGGATGGAAGCCCTAAACGAAGGGACAAACCGTTTGATCTTTGTGTTATCAAAGACAGCAGGATAGGACTTGTCACCCAATAATGATCCTCTTACTGTAGGAATCCCTTCTGCATCGGCTATCGCTGCAATAGCTTCGGAAGTCGCATGTACAATGTTTGCTTCACAACCCACCGCTTCAGCCAGATAATGGTGAATGCGATCCCAACTCAATGCCTCGTTGGAGGTAATATGAAACGCTTCCCCAATAGCATAATCATTGCCTATAAGCCCGATAAAAGCTTTGGCGAAATCATCCGCATGCGTTAACGTCCAGGGTGAGGTGCCGTCACCATGTACAACAATAGGTAAACCTTTCCGGATGCGGTCTACAACAGTATATTCGGCAGAACCTCCCAATGTTGCAGGAATAATATTGCGGTACGTATGCGAAGGACGAACGATAGTTACCGGAAAATCATCCTCCCGGTAATGTTTGGCCAGCAAATCCTCACATGCAATCTTATTCCGGGAATAATCCCAAAAAGGATTTTTCAGCGGAGTTGATTCCGTAATGACAGACATTAAAAGCGGTTTTTGATACGCCGACGCCGAACTGATAAAGATATATTGGCGTGTCTTCCCGTGAAAAAGCTGAAAATCGCGTTCCACTTCGTCAGGAGTAAAAGCTATCCAATCAACCACGCAATCCCACGTGTGCGATTTCAACACTGTTTTCACAGCCTCCACATCTCGGATATCGGCTCGTAGCGAGGTGACGCCATCCATATGTTTTGATCCGCGATTAAGATGAAATAGTTCGATATGATTAGCTAAAGCTGCCTGAGAAACAGACGTGCTGATATTGCCGGTTCCCCCGATAAAAAGGACTTTCATAGGTAATATAATTATTCTTTACTTGAGTATTGCAAAGGTACATCTTTTCGACAGGGTTTTGCCGCAATTTTTTATCAAAATGAAACAGGAGAGAAAGAATTTTCCTTACAACAGCGGACTAAACAACCGTGCGAAAGATTCTTTGATACGAGTGGAAAGAGGACGTTGCTGCCAATGCTCAAGCGTGATCTCGGAACATTGTTGCTGATCGGCAACAAAAAACTCGCGAAGCGTTACAGCGGTTTCGTGATCAAAAACAAAAGCATTGAGCTCAAAGTTTTGTTCATAACTACGAAAATCCATGTTAGCTGATCCTACAGTAGAAAAATGATCGTCAATAACAATAGTTTTACTGTGTAAAAAGGCATTTCGGTAAAGGTAAATCTTCACGCCTGCCTCAAGCGATTGCGTGATATAGGAATAACTGCTCGACTGTGTCATCCAGGTATCGGTACGTTCAGGAAGCATCACGCGCACATCCACTCCTCCCATCGCTGCAATCTGAAGAGCGGAAATAACAACCTCGGTCGGCATAAAGTATGGAGTCTGCACATAGACATATTTTGTAGCTGTGTTGATGGCAGAGACAATGCCCTGCATAATGCTCTCCCAATCGGAGTCAGGCCCGCTCGTAACAATCTGTACAACATTCAGGTTATCGTGTATTCGAATATTACTATACAGATTTTCGATATTCAGCAGCTCCCTACTCACAAAATACCAATCGATAAGGAATGCATTAAGCAATCCATAGACAGCAGGTCCGTCAACTTCGAGAAAAGTATCGCGCCAACGTCCCAATTTGTTTCCAACCAGATAACGGGCTGCCATGTTGATGCCGCCTGTAAAGCCAACCTCGCCATCAATAATAATAATCTTACGGTGATTACGATAATTCACCCTGTTACGGCGCAAGGTAACCTTAAAATGAACAGGTAGAAAAGGAAAAATCTCAATACCTGCTTTCCGGAGGGTCCGTTGCAGGGATCTTTTGAAATGAAAACTTCCTACATAATCGAAAATCAATCTCACCTTAACCCCTTCAAGCGCCTTTTGCATTAACAGGTTAAGGAATTGCTTCCCGACGACATCATTTTCAATAATATAAAACTCGGCATTAATCTCATGTTTGGCATTGGCAATCACACTGAACAGCCTTTTGAACGTTTCTCTCTCATCGCCGTAAGCAACAAGCTTATTACCGCAAAAAGGGAAAGCATCACTGTTCTTTTGTAACAAACGAATCAGCAATTGATGATGAACAGGGAGCGTTTTATTTTCCAGATCAGCCTCTTCCGCCCTAATTTTCGGTATTTCTCCCAGGCGACGGATACTTTTTCTGG
The sequence above is drawn from the Microbacter margulisiae genome and encodes:
- a CDS encoding NAD-dependent epimerase/dehydratase family protein, which gives rise to MKVLFIGGTGNISTSVSQAALANHIELFHLNRGSKHMDGVTSLRADIRDVEAVKTVLKSHTWDCVVDWIAFTPDEVERDFQLFHGKTRQYIFISSASAYQKPLLMSVITESTPLKNPFWDYSRNKIACEDLLAKHYREDDFPVTIVRPSHTYRNIIPATLGGSAEYTVVDRIRKGLPIVVHGDGTSPWTLTHADDFAKAFIGLIGNDYAIGEAFHITSNEALSWDRIHHYLAEAVGCEANIVHATSEAIAAIADAEGIPTVRGSLLGDKSYPAVFDNTKIKRFVPSFRASIPFAQGIRQTIAWFEADPARMIVNERSNHLIDRIVESCRIRADQ
- the cls gene encoding cardiolipin synthase, which codes for MLYFDTVSGWLLVAIYLFTVIPTISVILLENRNPVKSLSWILVLLFLPWLGFVLYLYFGQDYRRQKIVSRKSIRRLGEIPKIRAEEADLENKTLPVHHQLLIRLLQKNSDAFPFCGNKLVAYGDERETFKRLFSVIANAKHEINAEFYIIENDVVGKQFLNLLMQKALEGVKVRLIFDYVGSFHFKRSLQRTLRKAGIEIFPFLPVHFKVTLRRNRVNYRNHRKIIIIDGEVGFTGGINMAARYLVGNKLGRWRDTFLEVDGPAVYGLLNAFLIDWYFVSRELLNIENLYSNIRIHDNLNVVQIVTSGPDSDWESIMQGIVSAINTATKYVYVQTPYFMPTEVVISALQIAAMGGVDVRVMLPERTDTWMTQSSSYSYITQSLEAGVKIYLYRNAFLHSKTIVIDDHFSTVGSANMDFRSYEQNFELNAFVFDHETAVTLREFFVADQQQCSEITLEHWQQRPLSTRIKESFARLFSPLL
- a CDS encoding DUF4435 domain-containing protein, with translation MIPVSPANHYQYWAIHFAGEALQLHCVASIHVEDFDDASFWEVLFDHYTSNTKKFNFIYHSKTPAGKEATGVNHCLQYVPYLNKQFFICIDSDYRYLMQEPNINPSHFIFQTYTYSIENHYCYPKELNAICENATQLKNNIFDFDAFLLSYSHVLYETLIWHLYFLKHEKSLFSKTEFIRLISLQQSIDNYDINHNGQAIIEELNKRYQQKVQQLITLYPNTDIENTKAYYKNLGLHSDNAYLYVRGHNLYNLICVIGNAVDEQLLSLEKKKLNDTKAIQKLYDRTVCFKVALLNHIMFDEYPEIQKIGKEIREFFE
- a CDS encoding DUF4251 domain-containing protein, which translates into the protein MKATILMLGGLLLFSPFATGQHKTSVTKKEAKAMRIEQAVNHRHLTISVNQAIPMGHPSINLTSDYWVRLKNDSVWVYLPYYGRAYSVPYNGGGGFDFKGIRKNDQITQKKKQGYTWQFSVQTTEDNYQFDLWISLDGYASISVNSNNRQPISYYGECTLPDKASTR
- a CDS encoding YitT family protein, producing the protein MQLQNIKGIRIPEHVNKLRPTRESVRDHLLIVIGLAIYAFAWKGLLLPHQITGGGVTGISALLYYAFGTPISISYFILNSILLVISIRSIGLTFSLRTIFGVGVLTLLFSIIPIVPKGTFINANDSFMACVVGGILSGIGIGMVFMSNGSSGGTDIIVKMLHKYRNVTLGRAMVYCDVLIISSSYLIFGSIEKVVYGLVTMAVYSITVDTMINGVRQSVQFFIISREYEKIADRINTDIHRGVTILNGEGWYSHEPVKVIMLIARKNQSLAIFRLIKEIDPDAFVSQGSVIGVYGEGFDAFKVK
- a CDS encoding ATP-binding cassette domain-containing protein produces the protein MSLAIHQVSKYYGKQAALENVSFRLNGGEIAGFLGPNGAGKSTLMKIATGFLAADHGFAEVNGQRMNEMNVEVRRMIGYLPEHNPLYPDLYVKEYLRFVAGMYHLGRRTKPRVDEMIERTGLTHEYKKRIGELSKGYRQRVGLAQALIHDPNVLILDEPTTGLDPNQLEEIRQLIREVGQEKTVLFSTHIMQEVKALCQRVIIIHQGHIVADGTEQMLTHDINDGHYETIVEFDRPVSTEALRSIDNVSDAKALSPTLYHVQSAADVRADLFRFAVAYGYVILTLKQQEHSMEEVFKELTLK
- the murC gene encoding UDP-N-acetylmuramate--L-alanine ligase, with the protein product MTYQHYYFIGIGGIGMSALARYFHAKGCDVAGYDRTKTPLTEQLAQEGIVIHYYDDVKAIPFLFLDKTTTLVVFTPAIPAEHSEKCFFEQHGFTLMKRAAVLGEITRSQKGVCIAGTHGKTTTSTMTAHLLHQSGIDCSAFLGGISKNYDSNLMLSPDSDYVVIEADEFDRSFHHLSPYLAAITAADPDHLDIYGTPAAFRESFEHFTSLIQPNGALVMKKGLPLTPRLQSSARLYTYAVEEEADFFADNIRIDNGEIWFDFHAPGEVIPDILLGVPVPINIENGTAAMSLAWLAGAKAEELRAGMASYAGIRRRFDILFKNEKVVFIDDYAHHPTELNASIRSLKKVYKGRTVCGIFQPHLYTRTRDFADEFAKALSQLDEVILLDIYPARELPIEGVSSQVIFDQITAPHKTLCSKEELLPLLEKKDSFDVLATFGAGNIDQLLPGIQQMLQRRYKHVEC
- a CDS encoding exosortase/archaeosortase family protein, yielding MAFFKLTKFRNRWDGIAPYQGVILFFVIMMLANWTWKTFVHDGDYDSYVSLFGYNISWPFIKIQHEVVRVVSLVYVLFDLPFGIRHATEFTFSNGTASDVAWGCTAVKQAFIYTCIIAFSRGPWKHKWWYILAAFPILHTFNVIRISAIGMVLAYHPHYFYLAHKIIFKYSFYFLIFLLWVLWEEVFRLRPLKKNSASQ
- a CDS encoding aminopeptidase P family protein is translated as MFNKETYIQRRKTLAGIIGSGVILLPGNDESPMNYADNGYHFRQDSTFLYYFGIDFPSLVAIIDIDNDREIIFGDDYTIDDIVWMGPQPTISERASLGGITDVRPVKELTHVVTEVIRKGHKVHFLPPYRSEHMLLFHQLLGLHPKTIDQKASLELVRAVISQREIKTDEEIAEIEKAVDLSVDMHTAAMQIARPGMTEAQIAARVYEIAHSANCEISFPIIATINGQTLHNHYHGNILKSGDLFLLDAGAEAGSHYAGDLSSTFPVDKTFTSQQKLVYEMSLKAHQAAIDALAFNAPFKNVHLAACRSITESMKELGLMKGDTDEAVAAGAHALFIPCGTGHMMGLDVHDMENLGEVWVGYDGEPKSTQFGLKSLRLAKPLQAGHVFTIEPGIYFIPELMDKWQDEEKFTEFINWQEVQKFRTFGGIRNEENYMMTSTGARRLGTKVKPKTVEEVEAIRNQ
- a CDS encoding AAA family ATPase: MKNYTLPNYHIKKIEIHNFWGLHNVIWDNLHPDVNILVGINGSGKSTLLNIVNSVFSLDKNALKKMGIETVSIECDDFSITYENNSITNTSSVQRLFTTINTFDIPVNKNKLKQDESPLTIELKQLILQTGGHSFNDYRLMATTSSSKAKEITERIKRFFSLIDTLFNYTGKQIEIDDKNNIVFKSDTGTIYLEQLSSGEKQLLLILFKVFLMDNRPYVLLMDEPEISLHISWQQDLIKILRELNPNCQLIIATHSPSLFGKGWGDKITFMEQLFQK